The sequence GCAACGTTGGTTCGGACAATATGTCGTCGATTACTCCGTTGCCTCTGCTACTGGATTATTTAATATTCATACGTTTACCTGGGAAGCTGAAGCTCTGCAACTCGCAGGAATTTCGGAAGATCAATTATCAACGCCAGTCCCCCCTACCTACGTCTGTGAAGGATTGAAAGATGAGATTGCCACGCAAATTGGCATCCGCTCTGACCTACCGTTTGTGATCGGTGCCAGTGACGGTCCTCTTGCGAATTTAGGGATTGGTGCGATTTCACCTGGTGACGTCGCCATGACTATCGGTACAAGTGGCGCGATTAGACAAATGGCCGCTAAACCTAAAACAGATGAGCTTCAGGAAATCTTCTGTTATGGATTAACGAAGGACTTATGGATTATGGGCGGTCCAACGAATAATGGCGGAATTGTTCTCCAATGGATGAAGGAAGTCATTGGAGAACATGAAACGCAAATCGCAAAACAGAAAGGTATCAGCGCATTTGAGGTCTTAACGGATCTAGCCAAAGATGTACGTGCTGGCTCCGATGGGGTATTGTTTTTACCGTTTCTTAATGGGGAACGAGCACCTTATTGGGATGCAAATGCAAGAGGAAGCTTCGTTGGCCTATCTTTAGCACACAAGAAAGAACACCTCGTCCGCGCCAGCATGGAAGGTGTAATCTTTAGTATGTTTAGTGTTGGTGAAGCACTGGAGCGCCTCGCTGGAAAACCAGTGAATCTATTTGCTAGTGGCGGCTTTGCCCGTTCTTCATTATGGTTACAAATTGTCGCTGATCTCTTCGGTCACGAAGTCAAAGTACCAGAAAGCCATCAAAGCTCGGCATGGGGAGCAGCATGGCTAAGCTTAGTTGCGATCGGTAAAGCACAATCATTAGCGGATATAAAACACTACATCCCTATGAAAGATACGTTTACCCCAGATCTCGCAAATCACAAAACGTATCAAGAACTCTATCTAACATACCGTAATCTTTATGATGCATTAAAACCGAACTTTGAAACACTCGCCAATTTC is a genomic window of Desertibacillus haloalkaliphilus containing:
- a CDS encoding gluconokinase, giving the protein MIDMIYVIGLDIGTTSTKAVLFKMDGSVVAESESAYPVYHPHPSWVEQDPFEIEAAAIEALQTVISKGAIPSQQIASVGISSAMHSLICMDENQSPLSASLTWADGRSVEQAEQLQRGKGKAVYLNTGTPIHPMSPLVKLIWMKENKYEPYKNAAKFISIKEFLLQRWFGQYVVDYSVASATGLFNIHTFTWEAEALQLAGISEDQLSTPVPPTYVCEGLKDEIATQIGIRSDLPFVIGASDGPLANLGIGAISPGDVAMTIGTSGAIRQMAAKPKTDELQEIFCYGLTKDLWIMGGPTNNGGIVLQWMKEVIGEHETQIAKQKGISAFEVLTDLAKDVRAGSDGVLFLPFLNGERAPYWDANARGSFVGLSLAHKKEHLVRASMEGVIFSMFSVGEALERLAGKPVNLFASGGFARSSLWLQIVADLFGHEVKVPESHQSSAWGAAWLSLVAIGKAQSLADIKHYIPMKDTFTPDLANHKTYQELYLTYRNLYDALKPNFETLANFQRNQNLS